The region ATACTCTCGAAGAGCAGACTTACCAATTGGCAGATAAAAAGTCCGTTAATCTGATTGATCAATTGATGATCGCCATTCAGTATGTGAAACTTACAAACCAAACACCCGCGCAATTTGATCAGTGGCTAAAAGCAGAGTGGGATGCCAATGGAAAGTTCTTTGGCGGCTATCTTAGAACAGATTTAACACCGGCTGTGCCTTATGAATCAAGTGCGGTCTATGCTTTAGCTACTCTTTATTTTAAATTGGTTCACGAAGAAGCTTATGCTGAACAGCTTCACCAAGTACTTTTAAAACAATCTCCTTTTGACAAAAATGCTGACTATGCAACGATTCACTTTTTTGATTACATGTGGGTAAAAACTGTCGATGTGTTATATAAGAAAGACTTAATAGACAAGTAATGGATTGGGCATTAAAAAGAGTCTGCTCACTGTCTTATTTTCCCTTGTAAATGACCGATATGAATAGTATTAAGGGAGGTCTTCAAATGGATGAATTTCAGTTTCATTTCCAGCCTAAAGTCGATGTGCAAAACCATCAAATTATTGGATATGAAATTTTATTAAGAAATAAAGAACAAAACCCGTATTATCCAGCAAAGAGAATGGAAAAAATCATAAATTCGAGAGCAAAGCACGCTTCTTTCTTAGAATGGTTTCAAAGCGAGTTAGTGCAATTGCTGTGTTATTTCCCAACGTTACAATTTTCTATTAATTTTGCACCTAAACAATTATTTTATTTGGAAACTCATCTTTTTTTAACCAAAATGAAACCATACGCCGAACAACTGATCGTAGAAGTAACAGAAGACTTGCCCTTGTTTGCAGCTTCAATGGAAAACATCGATGCCTTAACTATTGAACAAAACTTGCAGTCTATGTTTGCTTCAATTAAAGCAAAAGGCTATCGTATCGCATTGGATGATGTGGGTTCTGGGAAAAATTCCTTAGATGAAGTTTTAAAATTCACCTCGTATCTGGATCAAATTAAATTTTCAATCGTTAAATGCAGTAAAAAAAATCTAAAAGAAGAAACATTGCATCTTTTCTTACATGCTTGGCAAAGCTTCGCTGAGGATTATCAGCTTGACTTTATCGTTGAAGGAATTGAAGACCAAGCAGTAAGCAACGGATTAAAAAACCAAGGCATTTTTGTTCAACAAGGCTATCACTTCGGTAAACCGTCAAAATGTATAAAAAGATGATGATCATACTATAAGAATCAAATTGTTTGCTTTCTTAATTATAACTGGCTGATCGGAGGAGCTCATAGTGTTGACATCTATATTCTTAAATACCATTGCAAATGTTTCAATTCTTAGTATGGCCTCTTATATATTGGTCAAGCTGATTCCTAAGAAAAGACATTACACGCTCGGTCTCAAACAAAAACTATGGATGATTGGAGTATCAAGTGCAACAAGTTTTTTGTTGATGTTGTTTTCGGTCGACATGCCTCAAGATGTCAAATTAGATTTGAGACACGTTATTTTTATCTTATTAGTATATTACTTTGGATCATCGATCGCTGTTCCGACCATTTTTGTGGCGTCTCTGTTGCGTTTTTTACTAGGAGTCAATTCAGCATCGATTCGAGCAGCTGCTATGTATGCTGTGCTGGCATTGATAGTGCCGATTTTATCTAAGAAGCTGACAGCTAGGTTTAATCAGTATGCTGTTATGGTCATGCTTAATATGGTATTCGTTTTAGCCTCTGCTTTGAATTTGTATTTTTTATACTACGATAGAGCAGCAACTATAGCTATTTTTTTCAGTCTGCTGCTGCTTTCGAGCGGAGTAGTGATTATTGTGACCCTCTTCACTGAAGATTTGCGAAAAAGCTTTTCTCTTTACTTAGATGAACAAGAACATGCCAAAATGGATTTCTTGACTGGTTTGTATAATGTGCGTGAATTTAATAAAAAATGGCAAAAGATCCAAATAGATAAATCTATTAAAACTACTGCGTTTATCATGCTGGATATCGATCACTTTAAATGGATCAATGATAATTACGGTCATGCAAATGGTAATTTTGTTTTACGGCAATTAGCAACGATTCTGAAAATCGAAGCACCGGATAATGAGTTGGTCTATCGCATAGGCGGAGAGGAATTTTGTTTGATTTTAAACGACTTGTCGTATACTGACCAACAGAAAGTAGCTGAACAAATTAGAGCTAAAGTAGCGGAGAAAGAGTTTTTATTAGAAAACGGTAACGGCATCCAATTGACGGTCTCAGTGGGGCTAGCTGCATCTGCCCAAAATAAAGATATGAAAAAATTGTTTCGGTTAGCTGATCGTTGCTTATATGATGCTAAAAATCAAGGCAGAAACCAAGTGGTTGGATCAACAATGGAGACAGAGTAGAGATGTAAGCTGCAACAAATTAGATGTTCACCCATACTTATCTTGATCAAAAAACGGAAAAGATGTATCTTATGATACTTCTTTTCTGTTTTTTTGATTTATTAGAAAATAAACAAAAACTTTACAAATTATACCCTGCAGGGTATAATTTGTAAATGTATTGAAGAATAAGAAAAAAGTGTCTGGATGAACTACAGCCTTCTATTAATAAATACAAAAATATTCAGTAGAATCAATGTTTACAATAAGAAATTATCGTGGATAGGAGAAATAAGATGTTTTTTAAAAGAACGCCCTCGATTTCGACAAATGAGTTAGAAAGCAAGTTAGCTGAAAGACCTTCAATTATTGATGTACGTGAACCGCATGAGTTCTCTAGCGGTCATATTTCCGGGGCGAAAAATGTGCCTTTAAGAAAAGTTGACAAATACCTGCCTAAAGAAACGACCTATGTGATTTGCCAATCTGGTATGCGCAGTAAACGTGCTACTAAGATATTGTTAGCTAACGGATATGATGTTATTAATGTGCGAGGTGGAATGTCAGCCTGGACAGGCGCAATCAGAGGAGGAAAAGGATAATGAAAATTGTGATTATTGGCGGAGTAGCTGGTGGAATGTCTGCAGCTACTCGCTTAAGACGTTTGAATGAAAAAGCTGAAATTATTGTGCTGGAAAAAGGGCCTTACGTATCTTTTGCGAATTGTGGATTGCCTTATTATATAGCAGGAGAGATTGAAGAACGCAGTGACTTGCTGGTTCAAACACCTGAGCAGCTCCAGGCTCGTTTTGCATTGGACGTTCGTCCAAATAGCGAAGCAATTTCTATCGATGCGGAAAAGAAAGAAGTGCGCGTTAAGTCATCTGAGGAAGAATACGCATTGTCTTATGACAAGTTGATTCTTTCTCCTGGAGCAAAACCAGTTGTTCCGCCAGCTGATGGAATAGAAGAAGCTAAAAACATTTTTACGTTGCGCTCTGTGCCGGATGTTGATGGAATCACAGAATTTATTGAACAGCATCAGCCTAAAAAAGCTGTTGTGATTGGAGCAGGTTTTATTGGTTTAGAAATGGCAGAGAGTTTGGTCAGTCGCGGCTTAGAAGTAACAATCGTTGAAAAAGCACCGCATGTCTTGCCTCCTTTTGATGAGGAAATGGCAGCCTATATCACAAAGGAATTAAAAACTCATGGAGTCCAGTTGTATACTGGATTGGGAGCAACAGCTTTTGAAGATGAAGGTAAAACGGTTGTTTTAGAAAATGGCGAACGCTTAGTAAGCGATTTGACTTTGATGTCTGTCGGTGTTTCTCCAGAATCAGCACTAGCTAAAACGGCAGGAATAGAAACGGGTCTTCGCGGAGGAATCTTAGTAGATGAACAATATGAAACCAGCCAAAAAGATATCTATGCAGTCGGCGATGCCATTATTGTGAAACAACAAGTCACTGGCGAAGATGCATTGATTGCTCTTGCTTCACCAGCAAACCGACAAGGAAGACAAGTGGCAGATGTGATCAGCGGCTTGCCGCGCAGAAATAAAGGCAGCATCGGAACAGCCATTGTCCGTGTGTTCGATTTGGCAGCTGCTTCAACAGGATTAAATGAACGCCAATTAAAACAAGCTGATAAAACATATGATGTCATCCATATTCAAGGAAAGAGCCATGCTGGCTACTATCCAAACGCGAGCACGATTTTATTGAAATTATTATTCCATCCAGTAAACGGGAAAATATATGGTGCACAAGCAATTGGAAAAGACGGTGCCGATAAACGGATCGATATTATTGCAACAGCCATTAAAGCAGGACTGACTGTACAAGACTTGCCGGAATTAGAATTTACCTATGCGCCGCCATTTGGTTCAGCTAAAGATCCAGTTAATATGGCTGGATATGCAGCACTCAACGTGATTGAAGGAATTTCTGAATCCATTCAATGGTATGAACTAGAAGAAAAACAAAAAGAAGGGCATCTGCTATTAGATGTTCGGAATGAAAGTGAACTAGAAAATAATGGCCGACTAAAAGGGGCTGTTAACATCCCGTTAGACAGCTTGCGGGAACGGATGACAGAGATACCAAAAGACCGTCCTATTATTGTTAGTTGTCATAGCGGGTTGCGCAGTTATATTGCAGAACGCCTATTAAAACAAGATGACTACACTGTTAAAAATCTAGATGGAGCTTTTGCTCTTTACTCAACAATAAATGCAGAAAAGGTGGAAAAATAATGTACAATTCTATATCAATGCCAGAATTTGAACAAAAATGGAAAAAAGAAACGATCCCTTTGATCGATGTCCGTGAAACGGATGAGTGGGAAAATGGACATGTCGAAGGGGCTGTTCATGTGCCGTTGAGCGAGTTTCCGGCTGCAACAGAACAGTTAGATAAAAACCAAGAGTATTATGTAATGTGTCATTCTGGTGGACGCTCTGCCATGGCTTGCCAGCAATTAGCACAAGAAGGTTATCAGGTAGTAAATGTGATGGGCGGCATCTCCGCTTGGAAAGGCGAAGTTATTTAAGAAATCGAAAAGGGGTTGGGACAATGTCCTAATCCCTTTTTTTAGGTTTCAAAAAAAATATAAGGAAATATATGTTAAAATTAAGCGAATAAGAATAGAATGGTGAACTTTTAATCACTATTGTACAAGAAAGAGGAGGAAAAAAGTGAGTGAACCGATTATTAACCTCACCCAACTTGGTTTTGAAGTAAAAGACCAAACTATTTTGAAAGGTATTGATTTTTTTGTTGAAAAAGGTGAATTTGTGACAATCACTGGACCATCCGGAAGTGGGAAGAGCACTCTTTTAAAAATGATTGCTACAATGCTTTCTCCAACAACGGGAATAGTAGAGTATCAAGGAAAATCTTTAACAGAGTATGATCCAATCGAATATCGAAAAGAGGTTTCTTATTGTTTTCAAACAGCTGTTTTATTTGGGCAAACGGTCCAAGAAAATTTAGCTTTTCCATATATTATTAGAAACAAAGAATTCGATTCTAAAAAAGCTATCGATTACTTAAATAAAGTTGGATTGGACAAAATATATCTGACAAAAAATATCAATGAGTTATCTGGCGGAGAAAAACAGCGCATTGCTTTGATTCGCAGTCTATTGATCACCCCAAAAGTTTTGTTATTAGATGAAGTAACGAGTGCATTAGATGCAAAAAATCAGCAGATCATTAAGCGTTTAATTCAGGAAATGAATCAGAAAGAACAAATTACGGTTTTATGGGTGACACACAATCCTGCTGAAATTTCAGCTGCTAACCGGATAATAGAAATTGTCAATGGAGAAGCGGAGGAGAAAAGATGCAGTTAGAGATCAGTAACACGTCTTTATTATTTGCCACAGGTCTGGTCTTAGTCGCACTAGGAGTAGTTTATAAAGAAAAATTAGATATAGGAAAAGATATTTTATGGGGTGTTTTCCGCGCTGTCATTCAGTTAGTAATCGTAGGGTATGTACTGGGCTATGTTTTCAAATTAGACAATGTGTTCGTTACCTTGATGATGGCACTGGTTATCGTTTTTAATGCTTCATATAATGCAGCTAAAAGAAGCCAAGGGATCCCCAAAGCTTTTACCATTTCTTTTCTAGCTATTATGACAGCTACGGCTTTAACCTTAGTTATTTTGCTGCTGTCTGGTTCAGTAGTCTTTACACCATCTCAAGTTGTACCTATCTCAGGAATGATTGCCAGTAATTCTATGATTGCTATTGGGATTTGTTACCGAAATTTGAATAGTAAATTTACAGACCAACGCCAGCAAGTTTTGGAAAAATTGGCTTTGGGGGCTGATTTAAAACAAGCTTCAATTTCTATTGTACGAGACAGCATCAAAGCTGGAATGTCCCCAACTATTGATTCAGCTAAAACAGTAGGATTAGTGAGTTTGCCGGGAATGATGTCCGGCTTAATGTTTGCAGGTGTAGATCCGGCTCATGCAATAAAATACCAAATCATGGTGACGTTCATGCTTCTTTCAACAACAAGTATAGCTTCAGTTATTGCTAGTTACTTAGCTTACAAAGGGTTTTATAATGAAAGAAAACAATTGATGGATTGAGTAAGAATTAAAAAACTAGCGCATATTCTTAATGATGATAAAAAACAATCCGTCTCACTTCAGTATAGAAGTGAGACGGATTTGCTATTTTTATTTTTTATTTACAGAAGCATCATAAATGGCTTCGATGGCTTCTTTAAGTGTTTCATTAAATTCTTCATCGGATTGATCGACATTTAAGTTTTCGCTCAATGCTCTTGAGAAGCTGGCAATCAAATCTTTATTTTCTTTTAATTTTTCATTAGCTTCGTCACGTGAATAACCACCGGATAAAGCCACAACGCGGACAACACGAGGGTGCTGAGCTAATTTTTCATACGTGTTAGCTACTGTTGGAATAGTAACCTTCAGCATCACGTTATCTTCTTCAGGCAATTCATCCAAATGTTTTTTCAACTCTTCACAAAGAATTGCTTCAGCTTTTTCTTTTTCTTTACTATAAATATCTACTTCTGGTTCAATGATCGGAACTAAACCAGCAGCAATGATTTGTTTTCCAACTTCAAATTGTTGGTCAACAACTGCTTTAATGCCTTCTGGGTTAGCTTCTTTGATTACAGAACGCATTTTCGTACCGAAAATATGACGTTCATTCGCTCTTTTGAGCAATTCATCTAAATCAGGCATTGGTTTCATTAATTGGACACCATTTGAGCTGTCTGCCAAACCTTTATCGACTTTTAAGAATGGAGCGATTCCCTTTTTCTCAGCCAAGTAATCGGCAGTGTACATACCTTCGATTTTGCGATCCATTGTTTGTTCAAAAAGAATAGCACCAAGAATGTAATCAGAACTAAAAGCTGGTGCAGTAATGATACGCGTTCTCATTTCGTGTACCAGATCAAACATTTCATCTTCAGATGAATAAGCATCTTCCATGACACCGTAAATTGCTAAAGCTTTTGGAGTACTGCCGCCGCTTTGATCAAGTGCTGCAATAAAACCTTTACCATTTCTGACTTTTTCTAATTGACTTTCTTGCATTCTTCCCACTCCTTCATATATAGTTCTTGCGAATTTCTTTTGCCAAATCAACATGCAAAAATGAAACTCTCTATACTTAGTGTAACACCAAAAGGAAAGAAAGTAGAAGTGATGTGCTTTATTTTCGTCAATTCAATAAGGGACCCAACACGATTAACGCGACACGACGGGAATCATAGACTCTGATTTTTTCAATAATGCTTGACAAACAGGAACAGCATCACTCATGCTAAGCTTAATAAGCACACAACCGTGCATGAAGAGGTGCCAAAATGAAACCACTCCTGAAAATGGCTTTAAAGTTATTGTCTTCTCCTAAAATCAATATGAAAGAAGATTACCTTTGGGTTCGGAAAATGCAGCAGATTTTTGCAAGAAAGCCGCTGATAACCAGCTATCGCATCTTAGATCGAAAAATCTATTCAGCAGACCAAAGTCACGATATTCCAGTCCGAATTTTTCAGCCTGTAGAAAAAAAACACGAAGATGTATTGTTATTTTTTCACGGAGGCGGATGGGTGATCGGCGATATCAATACGTATACAAAGCCTTGCATGAATATGGCTGACTTGACTGGAAGGACGGTCTATTCAGTCGATTACCGCCTGGCTCCTGAACACCCTTATCCAGCAGGACTAGAAGACTGCTATCGAGTTGCAGAGATGATGCTGGATCACCTAGCACTGATTGGATTGTCAGATGCGTCCCAAATCACGTTGATCGGAGACTCTGCGGGCGGCAATTTAGCGGCGGCGGTTTCTTTAATGCTGCGTGACAACCATAAAATCGTTCCGAAACGGCAGATCCTGCTTTATCCTGTGACGTTTTGGGATCATACAAAAAACTCGCCTTATGAATCGATTCGAACTAAAGGCAACGATTATGGACTAACTGCTAAAAAGGTCAGCGATTATATGGAAATGTATCAACCTGATACAGATAAAAGAAAAAGTTCGTATGTTGCTCCGCTAATGGCTGAAGATCTCACTGACCAGCCCGATACGCTGATTCTCACTTCAGAAAATGACCCTTTGAGAGATGAAGGGGAAGCTTATGGGACAGCATTAAAAGAAGCTGGAAACCAAGTAGTTGTTCATAGGGTCAATGAAAGTGTCCATGGATTTATTACCTATCCTAAAGGATCAAAGTTAGTGACAGAAGCCTATCAAGAAATGAATCAGTTTTTAGAAAAAACGAATCAAGAAAGCAATCAGATCCGATAAAGGAGGAGCGAGATGAGACGAGAGACATGGGTACGGTTAGACAATGCTTCTAACATATTTTTGGCTGCGATGAATGACAGAGATACAAAGGTTTTTCGTTTGACTGCTGAAATGACCGAGTTAGTGGACCCTGATATATTGCAGCAAGCTCTAGAAAAGACCTATGAGCAATCTCTCTTGTATCATAGCGTACTGCGGCGCGGGTTTTTCTGGTATTATTTAGCAATGAGTGAACTAAAGCCCGAAGTTGCAGTTGAAGGGTTGTCTCCTTGTGCACCTATTTATCATTTTGATCAAAAAGAGCTTTTGTTTAGAGTCATTTATTGGCAAAAACGGATCCACTTAGAAGTTTTCCATGTTTTATCGGATGGAACAGGTGCCATGTGGTTTTTTGAAGACTTGATCAAGGAATACATTTTCATTCGATACAATGAACGAACTGAAAATGAGCACAAAAAGACTTCTATTCAATGGGAAAAACAATTAGAAGACAGCTTTAACCAGCATTTTAGACAGCAAAGACAAGAACCTTTTGCTGAAGCGGCTCGTTCTGCTTTTTTTTCGGTCGTTGAAACAAGCAAACGTGCGGGAAAAGTTGCTGTCCAATATGGAAAAAAAACGTCTTCTTGGTTTACATCGTCTTTGGAAATGGATTCAAGCAAAAAACGTGTCTACCAGATAAAAGGCAAAAAAACACCGGACAATCGTCCTCGAATAGTAGAGCTGAATCTGCCGCTTGGCGCTGTTCTGTCATTGGCGAAAAAACAACAGGTGTCGCTGACCGTTTATTTGATCGCTTTGTTTTTTGAATCCATCCGAAAAGCAGAGCCTCAATTTCAATTAACCGATACATTAGCAGTGTCTGTTCCGGTGAATTTAAGACA is a window of Carnobacterium mobile DSM 4848 DNA encoding:
- a CDS encoding EAL domain-containing protein, with translation MNSIKGGLQMDEFQFHFQPKVDVQNHQIIGYEILLRNKEQNPYYPAKRMEKIINSRAKHASFLEWFQSELVQLLCYFPTLQFSINFAPKQLFYLETHLFLTKMKPYAEQLIVEVTEDLPLFAASMENIDALTIEQNLQSMFASIKAKGYRIALDDVGSGKNSLDEVLKFTSYLDQIKFSIVKCSKKNLKEETLHLFLHAWQSFAEDYQLDFIVEGIEDQAVSNGLKNQGIFVQQGYHFGKPSKCIKR
- a CDS encoding GGDEF domain-containing protein, translating into MLTSIFLNTIANVSILSMASYILVKLIPKKRHYTLGLKQKLWMIGVSSATSFLLMLFSVDMPQDVKLDLRHVIFILLVYYFGSSIAVPTIFVASLLRFLLGVNSASIRAAAMYAVLALIVPILSKKLTARFNQYAVMVMLNMVFVLASALNLYFLYYDRAATIAIFFSLLLLSSGVVIIVTLFTEDLRKSFSLYLDEQEHAKMDFLTGLYNVREFNKKWQKIQIDKSIKTTAFIMLDIDHFKWINDNYGHANGNFVLRQLATILKIEAPDNELVYRIGGEEFCLILNDLSYTDQQKVAEQIRAKVAEKEFLLENGNGIQLTVSVGLAASAQNKDMKKLFRLADRCLYDAKNQGRNQVVGSTMETE
- a CDS encoding rhodanese-like domain-containing protein — protein: MFFKRTPSISTNELESKLAERPSIIDVREPHEFSSGHISGAKNVPLRKVDKYLPKETTYVICQSGMRSKRATKILLANGYDVINVRGGMSAWTGAIRGGKG
- a CDS encoding FAD-dependent oxidoreductase — its product is MKIVIIGGVAGGMSAATRLRRLNEKAEIIVLEKGPYVSFANCGLPYYIAGEIEERSDLLVQTPEQLQARFALDVRPNSEAISIDAEKKEVRVKSSEEEYALSYDKLILSPGAKPVVPPADGIEEAKNIFTLRSVPDVDGITEFIEQHQPKKAVVIGAGFIGLEMAESLVSRGLEVTIVEKAPHVLPPFDEEMAAYITKELKTHGVQLYTGLGATAFEDEGKTVVLENGERLVSDLTLMSVGVSPESALAKTAGIETGLRGGILVDEQYETSQKDIYAVGDAIIVKQQVTGEDALIALASPANRQGRQVADVISGLPRRNKGSIGTAIVRVFDLAAASTGLNERQLKQADKTYDVIHIQGKSHAGYYPNASTILLKLLFHPVNGKIYGAQAIGKDGADKRIDIIATAIKAGLTVQDLPELEFTYAPPFGSAKDPVNMAGYAALNVIEGISESIQWYELEEKQKEGHLLLDVRNESELENNGRLKGAVNIPLDSLRERMTEIPKDRPIIVSCHSGLRSYIAERLLKQDDYTVKNLDGAFALYSTINAEKVEK
- a CDS encoding rhodanese-like domain-containing protein, yielding MYNSISMPEFEQKWKKETIPLIDVRETDEWENGHVEGAVHVPLSEFPAATEQLDKNQEYYVMCHSGGRSAMACQQLAQEGYQVVNVMGGISAWKGEVI
- a CDS encoding ABC transporter ATP-binding protein, translating into MSEPIINLTQLGFEVKDQTILKGIDFFVEKGEFVTITGPSGSGKSTLLKMIATMLSPTTGIVEYQGKSLTEYDPIEYRKEVSYCFQTAVLFGQTVQENLAFPYIIRNKEFDSKKAIDYLNKVGLDKIYLTKNINELSGGEKQRIALIRSLLITPKVLLLDEVTSALDAKNQQIIKRLIQEMNQKEQITVLWVTHNPAEISAANRIIEIVNGEAEEKRCS
- a CDS encoding ABC transporter permease; translation: MQLEISNTSLLFATGLVLVALGVVYKEKLDIGKDILWGVFRAVIQLVIVGYVLGYVFKLDNVFVTLMMALVIVFNASYNAAKRSQGIPKAFTISFLAIMTATALTLVILLLSGSVVFTPSQVVPISGMIASNSMIAIGICYRNLNSKFTDQRQQVLEKLALGADLKQASISIVRDSIKAGMSPTIDSAKTVGLVSLPGMMSGLMFAGVDPAHAIKYQIMVTFMLLSTTSIASVIASYLAYKGFYNERKQLMD
- a CDS encoding fructose bisphosphate aldolase, with amino-acid sequence MQESQLEKVRNGKGFIAALDQSGGSTPKALAIYGVMEDAYSSEDEMFDLVHEMRTRIITAPAFSSDYILGAILFEQTMDRKIEGMYTADYLAEKKGIAPFLKVDKGLADSSNGVQLMKPMPDLDELLKRANERHIFGTKMRSVIKEANPEGIKAVVDQQFEVGKQIIAAGLVPIIEPEVDIYSKEKEKAEAILCEELKKHLDELPEEDNVMLKVTIPTVANTYEKLAQHPRVVRVVALSGGYSRDEANEKLKENKDLIASFSRALSENLNVDQSDEEFNETLKEAIEAIYDASVNKK
- a CDS encoding alpha/beta hydrolase → MKPLLKMALKLLSSPKINMKEDYLWVRKMQQIFARKPLITSYRILDRKIYSADQSHDIPVRIFQPVEKKHEDVLLFFHGGGWVIGDINTYTKPCMNMADLTGRTVYSVDYRLAPEHPYPAGLEDCYRVAEMMLDHLALIGLSDASQITLIGDSAGGNLAAAVSLMLRDNHKIVPKRQILLYPVTFWDHTKNSPYESIRTKGNDYGLTAKKVSDYMEMYQPDTDKRKSSYVAPLMAEDLTDQPDTLILTSENDPLRDEGEAYGTALKEAGNQVVVHRVNESVHGFITYPKGSKLVTEAYQEMNQFLEKTNQESNQIR
- a CDS encoding alcohol acetyltransferase gives rise to the protein MRRETWVRLDNASNIFLAAMNDRDTKVFRLTAEMTELVDPDILQQALEKTYEQSLLYHSVLRRGFFWYYLAMSELKPEVAVEGLSPCAPIYHFDQKELLFRVIYWQKRIHLEVFHVLSDGTGAMWFFEDLIKEYIFIRYNERTENEHKKTSIQWEKQLEDSFNQHFRQQRQEPFAEAARSAFFSVVETSKRAGKVAVQYGKKTSSWFTSSLEMDSSKKRVYQIKGKKTPDNRPRIVELNLPLGAVLSLAKKQQVSLTVYLIALFFESIRKAEPQFQLTDTLAVSVPVNLRQFFQSYSARNFFSTVRLEYTYGEDGNFDDLCRSLNEQLQEHLKQEKLKERLSKLIKAEYHPIGRVVPRPLKDLILKGINRQNNRKLTVAMSNLGSVAFSQPVNQHIQHFFFQTSAVRPQFCMISFKDTLTISFTSPFVETAIQKEFVRLLTAESVPVVVGVNQVTNAELKGETA